A region of Sparus aurata chromosome 8, fSpaAur1.1, whole genome shotgun sequence DNA encodes the following proteins:
- the kti12 gene encoding protein KTI12 homolog, which produces MPLVVMCGYPCSGKTRRAEELKVYFEQSCDRKVHVVGDGGLDVDKNTVYGDSQKEKNVRASLKAAVERKVGKDDIVILDSLNYIKGYRYELFCLIKHAQTPHCLVYCLTSDEVSSTWNANRDAAEQYTQDIFDALVLRFEAPDSRNRWDSPLFTILKEDSLPYVAISDALFKRKAPPPNQSTQSQPLSSANFLYELDKTTQDVLMAIFNAQKMSVPGDLISVPGATEKIELTRSINMAELRKLRRQFISYTKMHPTENTGQISNMFVQYLNKSLH; this is translated from the exons ATGCCTCTGGTAGTGATGTGCGGTTATCCCTGTAGTGGTAAAACACGAAGGGCAGAAGAACTGAAGGTGTACTTTGAACAAAGCTGTGACCGGAAGGTTCATGTTGTGGGAGACGGAGGCCTGGACGTtgacaaaaacactgtttacgGAG ATtcccaaaaggaaaaaaatgtgagaGCATCACTGAAAGCTGCAGTAGAGAG gaaaGTCGGCAAGGATGACATTGTAATTTTGGATtcattaaattacattaaag GCTACCGCTATGAACTGTTCTGTCTCATCAAACATGCACAGACACCACACTGTCTG GTGTACTGTTTGACATCAGATGAAGTGAGTTCAACATGGAATGCCAACAGAGATGCTGCTGAGCAGTACACCCAGGACAT CTTTGATGCATTAGTGCTGAGGTTTGAAGCTCCAGACTCCAGAAACCGATGGGACAGTCCTCTCTTCACCATCCTGAAAGAGGACTCGCTTCCTTATGTAGCCATTTCTGATGCACTTTTCAAAAGAAAGGCCCCCCCACCTAACCAGTCTACACAGAGT caaCCGCTGTCATCTGCAAACTTCTTGTATGAGTTGGACAAGACCACACAAGATGTGTTAATG gcAATTTTCAACGCACAGAAGATGAGCGTACCTGGGGATCTCATTTCAGTCCCAGGAGCAACAGAAAAG ATTGAGCTCACCAGGAGCATCAACATGGCAGAGCTGAGGAAGTTACGGCGCCAGTTCATCAGCTACACCAAGATGCACCCGACAGAGAACACCGGGCAGATTTCCAATATGTTTGTGCAGTATTTAAACAAAAGTCttcactga
- the LOC115587273 gene encoding uncharacterized protein LOC115587273 isoform X1 produces MDEGEGEKTSESEPVRHTQPLCRFFSQGRHCNFGKRCRFLHIRDDARAHKEKTTGTPSQSDVTLSNSEIPGGNVGYRVAPAAGHRPCRYFLSGHCTMEDRCRFWHPPQLPPLDDQPVPGNYSRSAPRIQPVPRPGILQDVKLCDLTEDLAKQLRDTEIRQLKKRFPKEQLIIQERSDGKVTYYRASVAATDPDWPFDLKEIDIMVSFPDNYPQEIFTLDVPLDQDLPAVMSRHVQEASLEWLQAKHATNQLLGKAELLFRPFLRWLDRSLERLFTEGARQLKRDIDLEKAGLQFISYQELQATVSEKSANDHSCEPAASDSAAADEDVSDEGERTVEGEKSVQQEGPGGSEGQEEEDAIHFVENIKISDPRRGTEVKLLGLRLGENTATVVAQKITVCLQCNRCKVTADLTLTGRTPCTAQCEKCSASINAAFRPCMLHHYSDVLGYLDLHNAAPADLVLQECELSVGCLSCSQDVPMQNLSYGQTKEFNCEHCHSKLSILAESTRFQYIPPRANKPGPSAGAVNYKTIRDPAVQKGKPLPEKGTCKHYKQSHRWLRYHHHHCVLSYSSLRETCRISWKLCAMTALRFPCCGRAYPCDGCHDEDQDHPMELATRMICGYCAKEQPYANGKPCISCGSMMTRGARTSHWEGGLGCRNKVKMCRNDRQKHANTNKTVSRRAAGQKK; encoded by the exons ATGGATGAGGGTGAGGGAGAGAAGACCAGTGAATCGGAGCCGGTACGTCATACACAGCCACTGTGTCGCTTCTTCTCTCAAGGAAGACACTGCAATTTTGGGAAGAGATGCAGATTCCTACACATAAGAGATGATGCCAGAGCTCATAAGGAGAAAACCACTGGGACCCCCAGCCAATCAGATGTTACGTTATCAAACTCAGAGATCCCTGGAGGAAATGTTGGGTACAGGGTTGCCCCTGCAGCAGGCCACCGCCCCTGCCGCTACTTTCTCTCAGGCCACTGCACCATGGAAGACAGATGTCGCTTTTGGCATCCACCACAGTTACCCCCGTTGGATGACCAGCCTGTTCCAGGGAATTACTCAAGATCTGCGCCGAGGATTCAACCAGTACCCCGTCCCGGCATCCTCCAGGACGTCAAGCTGTGTGACCTGACAGAGGATCTCGCCAAGCAGCTACGAGACACAGAGATCAGGCAGTTGAAGAAGCGTTTTCCGAAAGAACAGCTGATTATTCAGGAACGAAGTGATGGCAAAGTTACTTATTACAGGGCGAGCGTAGCGGCCACTGATCCAGACTGG CCTTTTGATCTGAAAGAAATCGACATCATGGTGAGCTTCCCCGACAACTACCCTCAGGAG ATTTTCACATTGGATGTACCGTTGGACCAGGATCTGCCGGCAGTCATGTCAAG ACATGTGCAGGAGGCATCATTGGAGTGGCTCCAAGCCAAGCATGCAACCAATCAGCTTCTGGGAAAGGCAGAGCTGCTCTTCCGGCCTTTTCTTCGCTGGCTCGATCGTAGTCTGGAGAGGCTGTTCACTGAAGGAGCCAGGCAG TTGAAGAGAGACATTGATTTGGAAAAAGCTGGATTGCAGTTCATTTCATACCAGGAGCTCCAGGCAACAGTGTCTGAAAAATCTGCCAACGATCATTCGTGTGAACCGGCTGCCTCTGACAGCGCTGCTGCAGATGAGGACGTCAGCGATGAAGGCGAGAGGACAGTGGAGGGAGAGAAGTCGGTGCAGCAGGAGGGTCCGGGTGGCAGTGAAgggcaggaggaagaggatgccATTCATTTTGTAGAGAACATTAAGATCAGCGATCCCCGCAGAGGCACAGAGGTGAAACTGCTGGGACTGAGGCTTGGAGAGAACACAGCCACCGTAGTGGCCCAAAAAATCACAGTTTGCCTTCAGTGCAACAG GTGTAAGGTGACTGCAGACCTGACACTGACTGGAAGGACACCCTGCACTGCTCAGTGTGAAAAATGCAGTGCGAGCATCAACGCTGCATTCAGGCCCTGCATGCTGCACCATTACAGTGATGTCCTTGGATACCTGGACCTTCACAATGCTGCACCTGCTGACCTTGTGCTCCAGGAGTGTGAACTTAGCGTGGGCTGCCTCAGCTGCTCCCAGGACGTCCCTATGCAG AACCTCTCCTATGGTCAAACAAAGGAATTTAATTGTGAACACTGCCACAGCAAACTCAGTATTCTTGCTGAGAGCACAAGATTCCAATATATTCCACCACGTGCCAACAAACCAG GTCCAAGTGCTGGTGCTGTTAATTATAAGACGATCAGAGATCCCGCTGTGCAGAAGGGGAAGCCGCTGCCAGAAAAGGGAACatgcaaacattacaaacaGAGCCATCGCTGGCTAaggtatcatcatcatcactgtgtcCTATCTTATTCATCACTGAGAGAAACGTGTAGAATATCGTGGAAGCTTTGTGCCATGACTGCCCTCAGGTTTCCCTGCTGTGGCCGGGCTTACCCCTGTGACGGGTGCCATGACGAGGACCAGGACCACCCCATGGAACTGGCCACCAGGATGATCTGTGGCTACTGTGCCAAAGAACAG CCATACGCTAATGGAAAGCCTTGCATCAGTTGTGGAAGCATGATGACCAGAGGTGCCCGCACCAGCCACTGGGAGGGAGGACTGGGATGCAGAAACAAAGTCAAGATGTGCAG aaATGATCGACAAAAACATGCCAACACCAACAAGACGGTTTCAAGGAGGGCGGCCGGCCAAAAGAAGTAG
- the ch25hl1.1 gene encoding cholesterol 25-hydroxylase-like protein 1, member 1, whose product MLNISELSLQLLPSRTSDRLLQPFWDYMLLNHRLLISSPFFPVLLAFSSYFFFSIPFAALDLLGARVPLFHQYKIQPDRQPTVGMMAKSFMTALYNHIFFVLPTVIIGMFILPTPTLPQDAPTLYQVFIEGLAVLLLFDTQYYIWHFIHHKHPQLYRWIHATHHEYMAPFSWSTEQLSIPELMTVGFWSNQDPIDLKCHPLTTWCVTVFSIWMSVEDHIGYDLPWTLNHLVPFGLLGGAPAHDMHHQKPNSNYAPFFSHWDRIFGTAVPLKKKTLRE is encoded by the coding sequence ATGTTGAACATCAGCGAGCTGAGTCTGCAGCTCCTGCCCTCCAGGACCTCGGACCGTCTGCTGCAGCCTTTCTGGGATTACATGCTCCTTAACCACCGActtctcatctcatctcctTTTTTCCCTGTCCTGCTCGCCTTCTCCAGCTATTTCTTCTTCAGCATACCTTTTGCTGCACTGGACCTCCTGGGAGCGAGAGTGCCTTTATTCCATCAGTACAAGATCCAACCAGACAGGCAGCCAACAGTGGGAATGATGGCCAAGAGCTTCATGACGGCGCTTTATAACCACATATTCTTTGTTCTTCCAACTGTAATAATTGGCATGTTCATCCTGCCTACACCAACACTGCCACAGGACGCTCCCACCCTTTATCAGGTATTCATCGAGGGGCTGGCTGTGCTTCTCCTCTTTGACACTCAGTACTACATTTGGCATTTCATACATCACAAGCACCCACAGCTTTACCGCTGGATCCATGCAACCCACCATGAATACATGGCACCTTTCTCTTGGTCGACTGAGCAGCTCAGCATCCCAGAACTGATGACTGTCGGATTCTGGAGCAACCAGGACCCGATTGATTTAAAGTGCCACCCACTGACTACATGGTGCGTCACAGTATTCAGCATCTGGATGTCTGTGGAGGACCACATTGGCTACGATCTGCCGTGGACCCTCAACCACCTGGTGCCTTTCGGTTTGCTGGGTGGTGCACCGGCTCACGACATGCACCACCAGAAGCCAAACAGTAACTACGCTCCTTTCTTCAGCCACTGGGACAGAATCTTTGGCACCGCCGTTCCTCTGAAGAAAAAGACTCTGAGAGAATAA
- the LOC115587273 gene encoding uncharacterized protein LOC115587273 isoform X3, translating into MDEGEGEKTSESEPVRHTQPLCRFFSQGRHCNFGKRCRFLHIRDDARAHKEKTTGTPSQSDVTLSNSEIPGGNVGYRVAPAAGHRPCRYFLSGHCTMEDRCRFWHPPQLPPLDDQPVPGNYSRSAPRIQPVPRPGILQDVKLCDLTEDLAKQLRDTEIRQLKKRFPKEQLIIQERSDGKVTYYRASVAATDPDWPFDLKEIDIMVSFPDNYPQEIFTLDVPLDQDLPAVMSRHVQEASLEWLQAKHATNQLLGKAELLFRPFLRWLDRSLERLFTEGARQLKRDIDLEKAGLQFISYQELQATVSEKSANDHSCEPAASDSAAADEDVSDEGERTVEGEKSVQQEGPGGSEGQEEEDAIHFVENIKISDPRRGTEVKLLGLRLGENTATVVAQKITVCLQCNRCKVTADLTLTGRTPCTAQCEKCSASINAAFRPCMLHHYSDVLGYLDLHNAAPADLVLQECELSVGCLSCSQDVPMQNLSYGQTKEFNCEHCHSKLSILAESTRFQYIPPQTKSRCPSAGAVNYKTIRDPAVQKGKPLPEKGTCKHYKQSHRWLRFPCCGRAYPCDGCHDEDQDHPMELATRMICGYCAKEQPYANGKPCISCGSMMTRGARTSHWEGGLGCRNKVKMCRNDRQKHANTNKTVSRRAAGQKK; encoded by the exons ATGGATGAGGGTGAGGGAGAGAAGACCAGTGAATCGGAGCCGGTACGTCATACACAGCCACTGTGTCGCTTCTTCTCTCAAGGAAGACACTGCAATTTTGGGAAGAGATGCAGATTCCTACACATAAGAGATGATGCCAGAGCTCATAAGGAGAAAACCACTGGGACCCCCAGCCAATCAGATGTTACGTTATCAAACTCAGAGATCCCTGGAGGAAATGTTGGGTACAGGGTTGCCCCTGCAGCAGGCCACCGCCCCTGCCGCTACTTTCTCTCAGGCCACTGCACCATGGAAGACAGATGTCGCTTTTGGCATCCACCACAGTTACCCCCGTTGGATGACCAGCCTGTTCCAGGGAATTACTCAAGATCTGCGCCGAGGATTCAACCAGTACCCCGTCCCGGCATCCTCCAGGACGTCAAGCTGTGTGACCTGACAGAGGATCTCGCCAAGCAGCTACGAGACACAGAGATCAGGCAGTTGAAGAAGCGTTTTCCGAAAGAACAGCTGATTATTCAGGAACGAAGTGATGGCAAAGTTACTTATTACAGGGCGAGCGTAGCGGCCACTGATCCAGACTGG CCTTTTGATCTGAAAGAAATCGACATCATGGTGAGCTTCCCCGACAACTACCCTCAGGAG ATTTTCACATTGGATGTACCGTTGGACCAGGATCTGCCGGCAGTCATGTCAAG ACATGTGCAGGAGGCATCATTGGAGTGGCTCCAAGCCAAGCATGCAACCAATCAGCTTCTGGGAAAGGCAGAGCTGCTCTTCCGGCCTTTTCTTCGCTGGCTCGATCGTAGTCTGGAGAGGCTGTTCACTGAAGGAGCCAGGCAG TTGAAGAGAGACATTGATTTGGAAAAAGCTGGATTGCAGTTCATTTCATACCAGGAGCTCCAGGCAACAGTGTCTGAAAAATCTGCCAACGATCATTCGTGTGAACCGGCTGCCTCTGACAGCGCTGCTGCAGATGAGGACGTCAGCGATGAAGGCGAGAGGACAGTGGAGGGAGAGAAGTCGGTGCAGCAGGAGGGTCCGGGTGGCAGTGAAgggcaggaggaagaggatgccATTCATTTTGTAGAGAACATTAAGATCAGCGATCCCCGCAGAGGCACAGAGGTGAAACTGCTGGGACTGAGGCTTGGAGAGAACACAGCCACCGTAGTGGCCCAAAAAATCACAGTTTGCCTTCAGTGCAACAG GTGTAAGGTGACTGCAGACCTGACACTGACTGGAAGGACACCCTGCACTGCTCAGTGTGAAAAATGCAGTGCGAGCATCAACGCTGCATTCAGGCCCTGCATGCTGCACCATTACAGTGATGTCCTTGGATACCTGGACCTTCACAATGCTGCACCTGCTGACCTTGTGCTCCAGGAGTGTGAACTTAGCGTGGGCTGCCTCAGCTGCTCCCAGGACGTCCCTATGCAG AACCTCTCCTATGGTCAAACAAAGGAATTTAATTGTGAACACTGCCACAGCAAACTCAGTATTCTTGCTGAGAGCACAAGATTCCAATATATTCCACCAC AAACAAAGTCAAGAT GTCCAAGTGCTGGTGCTGTTAATTATAAGACGATCAGAGATCCCGCTGTGCAGAAGGGGAAGCCGCTGCCAGAAAAGGGAACatgcaaacattacaaacaGAGCCATCGCTGGCTAag GTTTCCCTGCTGTGGCCGGGCTTACCCCTGTGACGGGTGCCATGACGAGGACCAGGACCACCCCATGGAACTGGCCACCAGGATGATCTGTGGCTACTGTGCCAAAGAACAG CCGTACGCTAATGGAAAGCCTTGCATCAGTTGTGGAAGCATGATGACCAGAGGTGCCCGCACCAGCCACTGGGAGGGAGGACTGGGATGCAGAAACAAAGTCAAGATGTGCAG aaATGATCGACAAAAACATGCCAACACCAACAAGACGGTTTCAAGGAGGGCGGCCGGCCAAAAGAAGTAG
- the LOC115587273 gene encoding uncharacterized protein LOC115587273 isoform X2, whose translation MDEGEGEKTSESEPVRHTQPLCRFFSQGRHCNFGKRCRFLHIRDDARAHKEKTTGTPSQSDVTLSNSEIPGGNVGYRVAPAAGHRPCRYFLSGHCTMEDRCRFWHPPQLPPLDDQPVPGNYSRSAPRIQPVPRPGILQDVKLCDLTEDLAKQLRDTEIRQLKKRFPKEQLIIQERSDGKVTYYRASVAATDPDWPFDLKEIDIMVSFPDNYPQEIFTLDVPLDQDLPAVMSRHVQEASLEWLQAKHATNQLLGKAELLFRPFLRWLDRSLERLFTEGARQLKRDIDLEKAGLQFISYQELQATVSEKSANDHSCEPAASDSAAADEDVSDEGERTVEGEKSVQQEGPGGSEGQEEEDAIHFVENIKISDPRRGTEVKLLGLRLGENTATVVAQKITVCLQCNRCKVTADLTLTGRTPCTAQCEKCSASINAAFRPCMLHHYSDVLGYLDLHNAAPADLVLQECELSVGCLSCSQDVPMQNLSYGQTKEFNCEHCHSKLSILAESTRFQYIPPRANKPGPSAGAVNYKTIRDPAVQKGKPLPEKGTCKHYKQSHRWLRFPCCGRAYPCDGCHDEDQDHPMELATRMICGYCAKEQPYANGKPCISCGSMMTRGARTSHWEGGLGCRNKVKMCRNDRQKHANTNKTVSRRAAGQKK comes from the exons ATGGATGAGGGTGAGGGAGAGAAGACCAGTGAATCGGAGCCGGTACGTCATACACAGCCACTGTGTCGCTTCTTCTCTCAAGGAAGACACTGCAATTTTGGGAAGAGATGCAGATTCCTACACATAAGAGATGATGCCAGAGCTCATAAGGAGAAAACCACTGGGACCCCCAGCCAATCAGATGTTACGTTATCAAACTCAGAGATCCCTGGAGGAAATGTTGGGTACAGGGTTGCCCCTGCAGCAGGCCACCGCCCCTGCCGCTACTTTCTCTCAGGCCACTGCACCATGGAAGACAGATGTCGCTTTTGGCATCCACCACAGTTACCCCCGTTGGATGACCAGCCTGTTCCAGGGAATTACTCAAGATCTGCGCCGAGGATTCAACCAGTACCCCGTCCCGGCATCCTCCAGGACGTCAAGCTGTGTGACCTGACAGAGGATCTCGCCAAGCAGCTACGAGACACAGAGATCAGGCAGTTGAAGAAGCGTTTTCCGAAAGAACAGCTGATTATTCAGGAACGAAGTGATGGCAAAGTTACTTATTACAGGGCGAGCGTAGCGGCCACTGATCCAGACTGG CCTTTTGATCTGAAAGAAATCGACATCATGGTGAGCTTCCCCGACAACTACCCTCAGGAG ATTTTCACATTGGATGTACCGTTGGACCAGGATCTGCCGGCAGTCATGTCAAG ACATGTGCAGGAGGCATCATTGGAGTGGCTCCAAGCCAAGCATGCAACCAATCAGCTTCTGGGAAAGGCAGAGCTGCTCTTCCGGCCTTTTCTTCGCTGGCTCGATCGTAGTCTGGAGAGGCTGTTCACTGAAGGAGCCAGGCAG TTGAAGAGAGACATTGATTTGGAAAAAGCTGGATTGCAGTTCATTTCATACCAGGAGCTCCAGGCAACAGTGTCTGAAAAATCTGCCAACGATCATTCGTGTGAACCGGCTGCCTCTGACAGCGCTGCTGCAGATGAGGACGTCAGCGATGAAGGCGAGAGGACAGTGGAGGGAGAGAAGTCGGTGCAGCAGGAGGGTCCGGGTGGCAGTGAAgggcaggaggaagaggatgccATTCATTTTGTAGAGAACATTAAGATCAGCGATCCCCGCAGAGGCACAGAGGTGAAACTGCTGGGACTGAGGCTTGGAGAGAACACAGCCACCGTAGTGGCCCAAAAAATCACAGTTTGCCTTCAGTGCAACAG GTGTAAGGTGACTGCAGACCTGACACTGACTGGAAGGACACCCTGCACTGCTCAGTGTGAAAAATGCAGTGCGAGCATCAACGCTGCATTCAGGCCCTGCATGCTGCACCATTACAGTGATGTCCTTGGATACCTGGACCTTCACAATGCTGCACCTGCTGACCTTGTGCTCCAGGAGTGTGAACTTAGCGTGGGCTGCCTCAGCTGCTCCCAGGACGTCCCTATGCAG AACCTCTCCTATGGTCAAACAAAGGAATTTAATTGTGAACACTGCCACAGCAAACTCAGTATTCTTGCTGAGAGCACAAGATTCCAATATATTCCACCACGTGCCAACAAACCAG GTCCAAGTGCTGGTGCTGTTAATTATAAGACGATCAGAGATCCCGCTGTGCAGAAGGGGAAGCCGCTGCCAGAAAAGGGAACatgcaaacattacaaacaGAGCCATCGCTGGCTAag GTTTCCCTGCTGTGGCCGGGCTTACCCCTGTGACGGGTGCCATGACGAGGACCAGGACCACCCCATGGAACTGGCCACCAGGATGATCTGTGGCTACTGTGCCAAAGAACAG CCATACGCTAATGGAAAGCCTTGCATCAGTTGTGGAAGCATGATGACCAGAGGTGCCCGCACCAGCCACTGGGAGGGAGGACTGGGATGCAGAAACAAAGTCAAGATGTGCAG aaATGATCGACAAAAACATGCCAACACCAACAAGACGGTTTCAAGGAGGGCGGCCGGCCAAAAGAAGTAG
- the ch25hl1.2 gene encoding cholesterol 25-hydroxylase-like protein 1, member 2 produces MDFADTSIALWMRCLGNDSLLQPLWDSLRHNYRDYLRSPLFPVVLTVSSYFFLCLPFLVCDIMGERWGWVQQFKIQPSRRPTASTLLHCAGVTLYNHVFLVLPASVAQWAWRPPVDLPDQAPSLLELIAGVIGNLLLFDFQYFIWHLLHHKIRWLYMTFHAIHHNYSSPFALATQCLGGWELVTVGFWTTLNPVILRCHLLTTWTFMVLHVYVSIEDHCGYDFPWSTSRLIPFGIYGGPSKHDVHHQKPNSNFAPHFSHWDKLFGTHADFSFSAAVK; encoded by the coding sequence ATGGATTTTGCAGACACCAGCATAGCTCTTTGGATGAGATGTTTGGGGAATGACTCTTTGCTGCAACCTCTGTGGGACAGCCTGAGGCACAACTACAGAGACTATTTGAGATCTCCGCTCTTCCCCGTTGTTCTGACTGTGTCCTCCTACTTCTTCTTGTGCCTTCCCTTCCTTGTTTGCGACATCATGGGGGAAAGGTGGGGATGGGTCCAGCAGTTTAAAATCCAGCCCAGCCGTCGTCCTACAGCCTCCACGTTGCTGCACTGTGCAGGCGTCACCTTGTACAACCATGTGTTTCTGGTGCTGCCGGCATCAGTGGCCCAGTGGGCATGGAGGCCACCCGTGGACCTGCCGGACCAGGCTCCATCCCTGCTGGAGCTGATAGCCGGGGTGATAGGCAACCTCCTGCTTTTTGACTTCCAGTACTTCATCTGGCACCTGCTCCATCACAAGATCCGCTGGCTGTATATGACCTTCCACGCCATCCATCATAATTACTCATCTCCCTTTGCTCTAGCCACTCAGTGTCTGGGCGGCTGGGAGCTGGTCACAGTCGGCTTTTGGACCACTTTGAATCCAGTGATACTGAGATGCCACCTCCTCACCACATGGACATTCATGGTGCTGCATGTCTACGTCTCTATAGAGGATCACTGTGGCTATGATTTCCCCTGGTCCACATCACGTCTGATACCGTTCGGCATCTACGGAGGGCCCAGCAAACACGATGTGCACCATCAGAAACCCAACAGCAATTTCGCACCACATTTCAGCCACTGGGACAAACTATTTGGCACACATGCTGATTTCAGCTTCTCTGCCGCTGTGAAATAG
- the tspan3a gene encoding tetraspanin-3 — MGQCGITSSKTVLVFLNLIFWAAAGILCYVGAYVFITYDDYDHFFEDVYTLIPAVTIIAVGALLFIIGLIGCCATVRESYCGLTTFVVILLLVFMTEVAVVVLGYVYRARVEDEVNSSIKKVYDEYNGTNSNAQSRAIDYVQRQLQCCGIHNYSDWQYTHWYEESKNNSVPISCCKSNVGSCTGSFTHPEDLYQEGCEALIVKKLKEIMMYVIWTALTFAAIQMLGMLCACVVLCRSGRDPPYEPLITGGTYA; from the exons ATGGGGCAGTGCGGCATCACGTCGTCCAAGACGGTCCTGGTCTTTCTGAACCTGATATTTTGG GCCGCTGCTGGTATCCTGTGCTATGTTGGAGCCTATGTCTTCATTACATACGACGACTACGACCACTTCTTCGAAGACGTGTACACTCTCATCCCGGCTGTGACCATTATCGCAGTTGGAGCCCTCCTCTTCATTATTGGGCTCATTGGATGCTGTGCTACAGTGAGAGAGAGCTACTGTGGACTTACAACG TTTGTCGTCATTCTCCTGCTGGTATTCATGACCGAAGTTGCCGTTGTGGTGCTTGGATATGTTTACAGAGCAAGG GTTGAAGACGAAGTAAATAGCTCCATCAAGAAAGTGTATGACGAGTACAATGGCACCAACAGCAACGCCCAGAGCCGTGCCATCGACTATGTtcagagacag cttcagtgttGTGGGATCCACAATTACTCAGACTGGCAGTATACACACTGGTATGAAGAATCCAAAAACAATAGCGTACCAATAAGCTGCTGCAAAAGTAATGTTGGAAGCTGCACGGGGTCCTTCACTCATCCTGAAGATCTCTATCAAGAA gGTTGTGAAGCTCTGATTGTAAAGAAGTTGAAGGAGATCATGATGTACGTCATCTGGACTGCGCTGACATTTGCTGCCATCCAG ATGCTGGGGATGCTTTGTGCATGTGTCGTGCTGTGCCGCAGCGGCAGAGATCCTCCCTACGAGCCTCTCATTACTGGGGGCACCTACGCataa